CAATGTTTCAGAAACTCTTGGAAAAGCAAGCCAGCTGCAGGGTGGATATCATTACAAATTGAGACACATGTTGTACAGGAATACCATTCTTTTCAAATATCAAAGTTGTGTCTGGGGAAGTAAAGTCATGCAAAGGAGTCAGAGGCAGGACCTCGATCTCTAACGTGCCGAGGGCCTTCAACTTGCATTAGAGGCACCGAACGCTGAGTGCACGCAGTACTGAGCAGGATCAAGCCCAGATATTTAATCAGCTGTAATTTTCATGGTAGAAGCAAACATTAAATAGTTGAGGGTTCTGCAGAATGTTAGAGGTTACTTCGATTCACGGCTCTCACGAGATGATCACACACGTTTCCAAACACAACTTTCAGTCCTGCGAGTGCAGTGCAGCTCGTTATCAAAATAATGTAAATAAGGTCATGATTAGTAGGTCTCAGCTGTGAGGCCTTGACTGGCGGAGGCACCCAGAAACATGCTTACCTTTATAGGACCTAAAAATACACAGGAGAGACTCAGCAGGTAATCTGGAAACAAAAATTGCTTCAGAAAGTCTTGCTTGCCACTGTCTGACTTCCTCCTGACTTCTTGCTCAAAGAGCTTTGTTTCTACTTTGTTTCTATCTTCCACTGTGCTTTTTTAacaagaatttaattttatctTAAAATCTATGGCTCCCTGCTTGAGTATGTCCAACTTTTTCACAACCACAGTCCTCAAAAGTGTTTTtgctcctttcactcccacttTCAGGTATTGCTTGTAATACCGAAAGGTAGTTTATAAGCTCCTCACGGTTGTTCAGAGCACACTGCTCCGAACTGAAGTTGGGCATGGTGTTTCAGGGTCAAGCTTCACAAAGGCTGTGAGGTGCTTAGGTCCTCATCAGGTTTCAGTGGCAATCAGACACATACCATCCAGCATCTTGGCCCCTGCATGTCAAGGCAGTCGTTGTCTAGATGATGTTTATACAAGTGTTTTTACAAGAGTCTGTTTTACTATGGTCTTTGTTGTAAGGGACTCTGTATTTAATTGAGTTGCGCTTTCCTCCCTGCCCCCATAAAATTTCCCTGCACCACTGACTTTGGTAGCTTGACAGCATAAGTACAGTCTGATGAAGAGCTCAAGTCTCCACATACGGCTGTTTCACACTTAACACTTTTGAGTGAAGCCAAACCTGCTTTGAACCAACTTAAATATGAGGAACATTAGACCTTATATGTATGAAAGCACCTGATCAGTCTTTAAAGCCTGGCAAAGAATTATGAGTAACTCATTGTTTCAATATGAGTGTGGGTTGTACCAACTTAGGGAACGGCATGGATTGGATGCTTATTTCCgttcaaataattttaatttcataaGACAATTAAAACTAATAATGGAAAATAAGCACCAAAATGATCTCTGAAATCAGTGGTCTGAGGTTCTGGGAGCTGTCAGGTAGACTACAGTATGTAGGTGTCACGGGTTCTGCATATTTCTGTGGGTCTGTCAGTTGAGCTATGCCTTTTTTTGCTGTCTGAAGTTCTGgctgtgtgttttgtttgcCAACAGCCCTAGATGCTTACTACCTTTACAAATCAGACCAGGTGTAGTTATTTTCCAAACTGAGTTCAAGAATCAGATTTCATATTTGAAACATATGCCCTAGAAGGCTTTATAGAAAAGCAGGAGGAGCCCATCAGAAATCAGCACTTGCTCCTTTGATTCAGAGTGTGCAGTGATCTATGGCAGCGTACCACGAGCCTGCTATTTACTGCTACTGAGACGGAAGTTAGCACTCCCACACCCCGACAGCAAGATGTGGGAGCTGAAAGCTACCCTGGAAGTATGTCATTTTATACTTCACTATTTTGAgaaccctttttttctttcctttttttttttttctttctctgggaAATCCTTTTTCTGATTTGATATACCTGAGAAGGTATACAGGCAATTTTGAAACATAAGATCACACTGCTAGAGTTGGACAGCTCTCAAGGGCAAAGCTTCAGTTCCAAGCAAATGTGTTTAAGGCTTTGTGGTGGTAAAAgtctctcctctccccctttggATAAATGGAAAATTTCTGTAGGCTCATAAGAAGCCAGGTGAAGGAAAACTTCTGAAGCAGAAGAGTAGGTGTTAAGTGTATGAGTCCAATTACTCTGCAGATTTAAATTAGTTTGGCATCAGTGGAACTATATCCAGTTAAAATTAGCTAAGGCTCTGGCCCATAATACTGTGTCAACAAAGATGACTAGCATAGAAATGTGTTCAAATAtagaaaatctgttttcaaGTATATCtttaaggtcaaattttgtcCTGATCATAGCAAGCTGGGCAGAGGTAAGATGTTGATAGATAGACACCACAGAGacagaggagaaataaaatttcttagGCAAGAAAAAGGAGGTTAATAGCTACGTCCCTTGCCTCAGGAATTCAGACAAGAGCAGGAAATCTTGTGCTGGACCATTATGGGCAGAGGAGCTCGAAGTGGGATATATATTACTTGTGCTCTGAACTGAGTGTTCTGCATGTTGTATATTTTTATGAGAACAATGCATGAACTAGACAGCTGAAGGTTTGGGCCTTTCACTCAGCAGATGCTGACCCCAGGACATAAACGTTGGCTCTGTAGGTGGCCATACACCTACTATTTCCTTTACTTCTGGAAGAAATTCTGCTGACACAAGCAAAAaacctccttcctttccttacTCCTCTGTCCCCAACACAGGATTActcaacacacacacatacacacacacagaagctAGTTGTGAGTTTAGCATGTGCCACTTCATTTTCTCATTCAGTTTAACATAACCATCATGTTAAATCCAAGCAGACCtcagtgttttcatttctttgctttAGGAAACCTTGACATCAAAGCTGGCGGGTTAAAACTGATCCCGCCAGGGCATAAAGCATGTAGGCAGGCAACACTAACACTACTAATTTTAGAAAGGCACATTGCTCAAACTTGAAAATGTAACACTCAACAGAATATTCTTCCTAGCTTCATTCCTTTATCATAGCAGGACTTTGGCACCGAGACATCTTTTGATAGTTCTTCAAATTGCATCAGGCTAGAACAGCTTGACAGTCCATGTCCTGATGGAGAAACTAAACTTTAACATCAAGGATTATGTTGCTGATTAGCACTTTCAATAATCAAGTAATTGGTACATTAAATAATCCAGAGATTGGCAACTTGCCCAAAAAGGTCACGTTTGCATTGATTCCTTTTTAGAGAGTCCATGTTGCTATTACATGAATTCAATCTGTCTGTCCAGAACTCTAGCATAAAAATATTTGGCTAATTTCCTTCTTGTCACACAATTTGATGGGAAATAAAATCCAGGAAAAGTTGCACATTAGGGCAATATGTTCAGATTTTCCAATTAGGATAGGTGAGaagcaagagagaaaaagacaatTGGTTggactttttttctcccaggttAATGTGATCAGTGCAATCAATACAAACCTCCAAGGGCCCAAATCAACACATTTGTTAGTGCAGCTTCTACCCTCTTTGTACTTTATTAGAATTTCTATGAGGTTAGGAGTCTCTCTCAAGGGGTCCTCCCCACAACTGGATTGCCAAAGGAGTAGGGTTTTATCCTCCTTAGGTTTTCCCTAGGCCCAGGCTGGAGGAACTAACCCATGGGCacggcagaggtcagggctgCAGTGCAAGAGGCTGCATGGATGTTTCCTCCCCCTGTTGCCCTCTCTGCACAGACACGGACAGGCTCTGAGCCCTGCTCAGTCCTCACAGGCAGGGAGGGCAGAAATCTAAGGCAGAGcccttttcctcccccaaaCTGGCTATGACCAGCAATAGTGAAATAGCAAAAGGGCTCTGCATGAAACCACAGAGTCCTCACCTCAAATCAATCATCAGAGCTGTGCAAATCACTTGTGCGTGCCTTGAGATGCTCAAAACCCACCCGCATTTCACTGAGGTACCCACTGGAATGAGATGGTTACCACGCTGTTTATTTCTGCAGAGTATTCGGAATATCCTCTTTCCTTTGGAGTATGTAAGGACCCTGGTCTCCCATCTCTTCTGCACAGAGgctacttcttttctttttctggaggAACGAGGGGATGAGCACAGACTAATAACCATCACCATGATGTGCTATGCTACTGCACAAGCCCCAGAGGTACGGCAGACACCTAGGCTGGGCTTCTTAACTTCCAGCGTCTGTGTGGACATCTATGTCTGTGCTGGTCACCTTAGGTTTCCCTCATTGCAGGCAGAAATAGGCACTCCTAGGGCACAATTCATCTGAGCTGTCTTAGTTGTTGACTCTGGGATGAGCTCAGCTGTCTCTTTGAAGTGCCTGCTTCTCTAGGTTGATTTTAAAGAGAGTTTAGACAATTAGCTCAGCTGCATCTTTGTTCCTAATGTCTGTATTAGGTCAGATTAATCTTGCCAGGCAACCTGAAAACTTTCCTGTAAGACAACCCTTACATTGAGGCAAAGAAATATGTAAAACTCAGGATGAAAGGGAAAATTGTTATTCCTGAGGATAATCACAGTGGCAGTTATTGACATTTAGAGAATACAAAGGGCTGAGGACAGTAACCGAATGATAAAGAGTTCTTGTCTTTCCAATGCAGCTTGTTCAGTTTGCCCACTTTCTCTCTCAAATACTATCTGTGAAGTGATGTCATGAATAATCACATCAACAGGCAAAAATACCCAACTTGGTGAAGCCAGAACTCCCTCAGGTTTAAGCTCTGGCTTTGAATGATACTAATCTCCTCTTGGGGTTGGGACCTTGAAGAGGCAGCATTGCTGCAGCCTGGATGGTCCAGGCAAGCAGAAGTAGATGCTAAGAACCAGCCTTTCTTTGACTACAGAGTAAGCACATAAATGTGCAAGTCTTCTAGCACTGTGTTGAAATAAGCAGCTATGAGGAGCTTCAGAGAGGTAGGAAAGGAAGGGTTAACCATAGCTCTcctaaaatttaataaaaaggaTACAGCCAAATAGTGTCCTTATCACTAGATCAAATCACTACCCCTAGGTAGAAGCATGCATACATTTATTAAGGGAATCTTTCAAGCTCCAAAGGTAACACTGGGGTCTGCAATAAAGATATAGCTGCTGAGGGACATACATTCCATACCTCGGGGGTGGGTAGGGGGATCCCCACTAGGAGGACCTAGGAGCATGTAAAgattttaaatattcatttgaCTTCTGAATTATTGTATATGCTGGTTATTAGTCCATGAATGTGATAGTTGTCCTCTATTCTTATTAGTGTATCTTTTAAATGTGTCAGCACATGCTGAGAGCAAAGAATAATGGTTGTGTTCCACTgaagaaagtaaataaatactgCTGGTGATCAAGGGAAGTAACGTTTCCAACCCTGcaaccagcacagggaatgtggTGTTAACAAATGAGAAGGGAGTCCTGAGTGTACTATATATCTTTGCTGGTGCAATTAGCCCTCACTGACGGAGCAGGGAGACACTGCAATGGCCCAGATTACacaccctgctgctgctctctgtggCTGTAGGTGCCAAACATCACTGCAGTCACTATTTGTGCTACCAGGGACAGGGATTTACTGGAGGCTGCAGAATATTCCACGGATTGTAATGAAATCTGGCATGTCACCAAGCCACATCCGGCGAACCATCAGTATTTTACTGCTGAACAGATTTCTTGCAACACCCaccatttccccttttcctgaaAGAAGCTCTCCGTGCTTGTGAACCTAAATAAATTCCATTACATTAGTTTTGTTAAGGAATACATTCCGTGCAGGTAGCTCAgtgtgcagctgcagtgccagctgCAGGTTGAGCTCTGCGGGGGCAGGCACCCAAGTCTGAGAACCAGGCAAGAGGATGGGAATGGGCGCTAATCCTTTCCATAACAAATGACACAGGGACCTGTGGCCCAGCCAGGTGACCAGACACTCACTACCACCAACCCCCAGACTTTCCTGTGCTTAGACTGTGAGGGTATAAAAGGTATAAAAGCCCAGGGGTTCCTTTGTTCTGGATCTCTACTCAAAGGCATCAGCTCAAGCTGTTGTTCTGTTATTTAGTTATTGCATGATGATTAAATCATTTTAAGGATTGGGATATCTGAGAACTCTGCTATGGAAAACCTGGGGTCGAGCTGGTGAGAAAACCTGGTGTGACTGTCTGAGTGTGGGGTGTGTAGCTGTGGAGGGGCTTCTGTCCCAGCTCAGGAGGTACGAGAGTGACTGCCCGAGCAGCTCCTGGATGGTCAGACAGGGAAGACTCCTTAACAGTTTCTTGCTCACAGGTTTGAAGCATCAGACGTACATTAAACTAGGAGTTTTACAAAGATGCTATATTATCAGAGGGATTCAGTAGGCTGGAAATTGGGAATGAAGGACAAGAATTTCTGCCTCTGGAGTACTGTCCTTGGACAAGCCATGGGGGTTGGTGGAGTTACCCATACCTGTGTCTTGCTTTGCAGCCCTACCAGGAACCACAGAAATACaccaagggcagggctgggggaaatATCAGCTGCTTTTCTAAGGTGGGAGACTTGCACCAAAGGCAGATACCTCAGGCAAGGCAGTAAAGCCCCACGGCAGAGGTTTTGCTGCAATAAGCCATAGTGGGCAGGTCCCAAACAGCAGGCAGTCCCTAGGCACCAATATATGAGACGAGAAAGCTCATGGAGAGGGAGTTCAGCCTCCGGAGAACAGCTCAGTGGAAAGCCAGGGTGCAGTCTGGAGGCAGAGCAAAGTAAGATGGTTGGAGGTGACCATTTGCTATGTCCATTGGATCTGAGCTAGCAGGAAGCTGCTGGGTCATCTGGCTCTATGCTATGCTGCAGGGCAATTTCAGTCATTGTGAAGGCTTGAGTTGCTGTGTTACTCAGCTGGAATAAGTAAACAGATTAATGGCCCAGACCTAAACCATATTCTAGGCAGAAAATCACTGACTTTGACATACACAGCACAATAACTTCACAGCCAGAACCATCACGAAATGTTCTGTGAGCAAAAGTGTAATGAGGCTGCTGATGAATGGAGTACTGACAAGTACAGATGCAATACAACACAAAAAACAATACTAAAACACAAATACCAATAGTTTCCTGAAAGTGCTCATAAACTGGAATTTGTATCTTTTTGTTTCATAAAGGCCACATCCACATGAGTTTGACCTCATACCTGGAAATACTCAATTCTACTCACACAGAAGGCAGTAGTGATTACACAAACCTTTACTTATTCTGATTTCGAATTCGGAGACACCTCCTTTTCAATGGTGGCTCCAGATCCTCTGGCCCTGTGCTGAGTATTGGCGTTGAGATAATGCACGGTGCAATAGCAGTcttttctgctggttttggcACAGGCTGGATCACGCAACCTGTCTTGGGCAGCATCCGCAAAGCATATGCATGGTCCTCGTCTGCTGGATTGTTAAGGTTCGGGTCCTGTTTGTCTCCCCCAGCCAGGGGCTCCTCCCCAGTCTTCTTGCCAGCATCTCCCTCGAGGTGGCAGTTTGACGCACAGTTGTTCTCCTTAACAGACTCCAGCTCGCTCACTGCCAGCTCCTCCGGGGGCTGGGGCTTTTTCGGCTCCTGGGGCGGCTCCGGGTTCTTGGAACCCTCTGTGCTCTTTGTGCCATTCACAATGACGTTGCACACCGCTGCGCCAGCTTCCAGTCCCGGCGTGCCAGAGGCCAAGGAGACGGGACAGCAATGAGCTCCGTCACTGCACGGTAGTGTTTTTGAGTCAACTGGGCTGCAGTTATCCCTGCAGTCACTGCAGTTCCTTTTGTCTGAGCTACCAAAAGCCAAATTTACAACACTGTTAGGTTCACGTTCAACTTTCACTTGGGCGTGTAGAGCCCTGTGGATGACATTGTGCAGCCTAGACCGGTGCCCTACTGTTAGGTCTATCACACCATCCTGCGGACCCTGTAGCACAGTGGGGAAACCAAATTTACTGTTCACTGGACTACTAGGTCTGACAGTCAAATCAACAACTTCATTTTTACTGTGCTCCTGAAGCACTTGAGCTTGATTAAGGGACTGGCCTGAGCAGCTCGGTGATGAGTCAGAGGATTTGGATGATCCTTGCTTTGACTCTCGAGGGGATGAAGAGTTATTGGTTGGCTTTGCCCCAGGCGTCTCGCTGGAGGTACTCGGAATGAAGCTTTCGCCATTGCTGGAGAAGCCATTGGGGGGTTTGGAGTCGTTGATGTgcgggatgggaatggggatggggatgggaacaggcAAAGGGACAATGACAGGATATGGCACTAGTAGAGTTGGGGGTGGCACCAGTGGGGCGAGGGATGGCAATCCAAAGTTCATCATCTGTGGCATAGGCATAGGACCATTTGGCATCATGCTGacaggggggaagggaagacTGGGCAAAGGAGCTCCGGGAGGGGGAGGCGGCAACAAGCCGGGAGGATTCCCAGGCATGGTAGGTGTTGTGGGGGGATGGATATGGGGGGAAAGCATTGGCCTGTGCATGGGGCTAGAAGTGGGACCCATATTTCTGGGACCACCTGGTGGGGGACCGATTCCAGGAATCATTGGATTTGACAGAGGGCTGTTAGGATTTGAGGCATGGTGAGGTGGCCCACGAATAAACGGTGGACGGATTTGCTGCATAATTTGCTGTTCCATGAATATGGGCAGAGGAACTGGCCCACGGTTTGTCATCACCATGGGAGGACTGCGAGGTGGGACACCAATTGGAGGCACAATGCTAGCAGGTGGCTGGACAGAAACTGGTGGAATATTTGGATTCTCACTGATGGGAATAGGTTTGGGAACTGGCGTGGGGATTTTACTGACAGAGCAGTTGGCAGTGTCAGACGGAGAGGCAGTGGTAGACGCTGATGGTCCAGGGCCTTGAATTTGGCCAGCTGCAGACGCTGGGGATGGGGCTTTTCTCCGAGCATCTGCTAGCGGTATATTCCAAGAATCTGGAGTCAGCAGCTGCACCCCAGTGCCTTCTGCTTTATTTTCGACTGGAGGATGTAATGTACTGCACAGTCCAGCTGGAAGATTGGCCTGTGTCTCTTTGTAGAAAATGTCCATTTTGTACTGATTGAGACATTTTGCACTGCAGAACTGAAGCCTTCTTTCCCCGTCCCCAAAATCCAGATACTCTTTTGTGTGTCTTATGTGCTTACACCAGTCACATACCTACAACACAGTAATAAAATCAAATCAGGTAAGAAAAGCAATCTTCTCTTCATAgtgttattttaaaagtattttttcagttgctaaatacattatttttctaacaggaaaaaaagaagttacatTTGTGAAAACTGcaccttttttcttctccaacGTATTAATGAATTGAATGCCACTCCCTTTTCGGGCTCCCATGATCTCAGTTCTGCCTTATATAATGCATTATATATCTTGAACCCATAGCACAGAGAAGAATCCTCAGTCAGCATAAACTGCTACAACACGCATATGTAAGTGTGCAAAGTCCATATGAGTATGGCTGTGATTACTCCTCAGGGGTAATCTAAGCACGCCTGTGCCATCTGAGATGCCATGCTACACAAGGAGTGTGAGAACTGGAAACTTGCTGGAAATGAATGCAAACCATTTCTGCTACACTGCAGTGCACAGTAACATTTAGTATTCTACTAAGGGTATCAAATAATAAGTTGGAAAGAGTGTGGTATTTCAAAATGGCATCACAAAGCAAAAAGCATCATTGATTCTTTGCCCTTCGTTCCAAGGAGAAACTTGGAAAAAGTTAGGATATTTGTGTAAGGTTCGAATAGTCCCAATTTGTGATGTTTCAGCAAGCTGGAATTATTTTCTGAGCTGTTTGCCCACTCTTGTGTACAAGTCACTTTGAGTAAAACTTCTTGGCAAGCAAGAACCTGTTTAACAACTTCTCAAATACTACGGCAAAAAGTTTGCATCACAGGctcaattttgttttgtttctctgctttCCATTTAATCCTTTTCTGTGTTGCTATTGGTGTGGTGAAGCCAtagccaatttttttttaaaataaggctGCAGAACTAATTAAGCTGTGAAAGGTTTTCCCAGTTGTAAACCACTAGACACCAAAGTTCAAAAAATAGTCATTCTAGGCTTCAGAATCCATTACTTCAGAGAAATTATTGTGATTTCATTAACACATTAATTTTGCAACACCAACAGCTCTCACAGATGGTGAAGACATGATCTACAATTCAAATATGACTCTTGTTTGCACAAATGCCTTTCCTTCATATGGCATTTTAAACAAGAATTAATATGAGTAATCTTGCCATAGCTATAAACAGATAAACAGATGTCAGATTTTTCAGTGCCTCACTTTTTTGACAGAATTTTACACacacaaacccccccccccccatttttgtcATTTACATTAGTTCTCAAAATACTTCACTGACAAGATTTTTGGTGCTTTCTATCAGCATGTTGAGCCTATGACCATGTCAGAATATATCCTGGTATTGtttgttctgccttttccaAATAGCCCATAGTAGCATGTTTTGAAATGACTATCTTttgtacaaaggaaaaaaatacactaaaaaccccaaagaagaCTATGATTGTGAAAAGACTGCATTAAAAggataattaattttaataactATTGGCCATATAAACAATTCAAAACAACATATGCTGGGCATCTGATTACCCATCTCATTTAACTCTCAGCTTTCCTTTAATATAAACAGTGGTGCCATTCTTGATTTTTCAGTAATATATCTTtaatgtatatatacacatacacacactatATGCTATGGCTATTAGCCCATTTAACTCCTCAAGCTTTTGGCTATCCTGTCAGGTTGCTGTTTacttccctcctgctcccctccctATTCACACgctcacacatgcacacactccCTCTCTTTTATCCCAACATTTAAATCAAGCTAAATAACCAATTGAGAAGTAGCAACTACTAAGTCACCCCTGAAGTTTGGGAATGCAGGACCCAGATTTTTAGCTTGGCCATACAGA
This Aphelocoma coerulescens isolate FSJ_1873_10779 chromosome 3, UR_Acoe_1.0, whole genome shotgun sequence DNA region includes the following protein-coding sequences:
- the SOBP gene encoding sine oculis-binding protein homolog isoform X1 — translated: MAEMEKEGRPPENKRSRKPAHPVKREINEEMKNFAENTMNELLGWYGYDKVELKDGEDIEFRNYSADGESRQHISVLKENSLPKPKLPEDSVISPYNINPSYPGLATGNGLSDSPAGSKDHGNVPIIVPLIPPPFIKPPAEDDVSNVQIMCAWCQKVGIKRYSLSMGSEVKCFCSEKCFAACRRAYFKRNKARDEDGHAENFPQQHYAKETPRLAFKNNCELLVCDWCKHIRHTKEYLDFGDGERRLQFCSAKCLNQYKMDIFYKETQANLPAGLCSTLHPPVENKAEGTGVQLLTPDSWNIPLADARRKAPSPASAAGQIQGPGPSASTTASPSDTANCSVSKIPTPVPKPIPISENPNIPPVSVQPPASIVPPIGVPPRSPPMVMTNRGPVPLPIFMEQQIMQQIRPPFIRGPPHHASNPNSPLSNPMIPGIGPPPGGPRNMGPTSSPMHRPMLSPHIHPPTTPTMPGNPPGLLPPPPPGAPLPSLPFPPVSMMPNGPMPMPQMMNFGLPSLAPLVPPPTLLVPYPVIVPLPVPIPIPIPIPHINDSKPPNGFSSNGESFIPSTSSETPGAKPTNNSSSPRESKQGSSKSSDSSPSCSGQSLNQAQVLQEHSKNEVVDLTVRPSSPVNSKFGFPTVLQGPQDGVIDLTVGHRSRLHNVIHRALHAQVKVEREPNSVVNLAFGSSDKRNCSDCRDNCSPVDSKTLPCSDGAHCCPVSLASGTPGLEAGAAVCNVIVNGTKSTEGSKNPEPPQEPKKPQPPEELAVSELESVKENNCASNCHLEGDAGKKTGEEPLAGGDKQDPNLNNPADEDHAYALRMLPKTGCVIQPVPKPAEKTAIAPCIISTPILSTGPEDLEPPLKRRCLRIRNQNK
- the SOBP gene encoding sine oculis-binding protein homolog isoform X2, yielding MAEMEKEGRPPENKRSRKPAHPVKREINEEMKNFAENTMNELLGWYGYDKVELKDGEDIEFRNYSADGESRQHISVLKENSLPKPKLPEDSVISPYNINPSYPGLATGNGLSDSPAGSKDHGNVPIIVPLIPPPFIKPPAEDDVSNVQIMCAWCQKVGIKRYSLSMGSEVKCFCSEKCFAACRRAYFKRNKVCDWCKHIRHTKEYLDFGDGERRLQFCSAKCLNQYKMDIFYKETQANLPAGLCSTLHPPVENKAEGTGVQLLTPDSWNIPLADARRKAPSPASAAGQIQGPGPSASTTASPSDTANCSVSKIPTPVPKPIPISENPNIPPVSVQPPASIVPPIGVPPRSPPMVMTNRGPVPLPIFMEQQIMQQIRPPFIRGPPHHASNPNSPLSNPMIPGIGPPPGGPRNMGPTSSPMHRPMLSPHIHPPTTPTMPGNPPGLLPPPPPGAPLPSLPFPPVSMMPNGPMPMPQMMNFGLPSLAPLVPPPTLLVPYPVIVPLPVPIPIPIPIPHINDSKPPNGFSSNGESFIPSTSSETPGAKPTNNSSSPRESKQGSSKSSDSSPSCSGQSLNQAQVLQEHSKNEVVDLTVRPSSPVNSKFGFPTVLQGPQDGVIDLTVGHRSRLHNVIHRALHAQVKVEREPNSVVNLAFGSSDKRNCSDCRDNCSPVDSKTLPCSDGAHCCPVSLASGTPGLEAGAAVCNVIVNGTKSTEGSKNPEPPQEPKKPQPPEELAVSELESVKENNCASNCHLEGDAGKKTGEEPLAGGDKQDPNLNNPADEDHAYALRMLPKTGCVIQPVPKPAEKTAIAPCIISTPILSTGPEDLEPPLKRRCLRIRNQNK